A window of Deltaproteobacteria bacterium genomic DNA:
TCCGCGAGCACCCGGCTCGTCAGCCCGTCCCGCAAGGGCTCGATGGCGACGCCGTCGAGGATCTCGCTGGCGAAGCCGTGCACGAGCAGCTTCCGGGCCACTGCCGCGTTCAGCCCGCGTGAGCGCAGGTAGAACATTTCGTCCTCTTCCAGTTGGCCGATGGTGGTGCCGTGGGCGCAGCGCACGTCGTCGGCCAGGATTTCCAACTGCGGCTTGCTGTCGATCTCCGCGTCCCTCGACAGCATCAGGTTCCGGTTGGACTGCCGCGCGTCGGTCTTCTGCGCCTCCTGACGCACCACGATCTTGCCGTTGAACACCGCCCGTGCCCGATCGTTGAGCACGCCCTTGTACAGCTCGCGGCTGGTGCCGTGGGGCCTGGCGTGCTCGATGGCCGTGCGGCTGTCCACGTGCTGCGCGCCGGCGGCGACGTAGAGTCCGTGCAGCATGCAGTCCGCGCCCTCGCCATCGAGCAGCGCGTTCAACTCCACGCGCGTGATGGCGCCGCCCGTGGTCACCGAATGCGAGCGGTAGCGGCTGTTGCGTGCCTGGTGCACCTGCACCGTTCCGATATGGAACGTCCCGCCGCCCTCGCGCACCAGACGGTAGTGGTCCAGCTCGGCGTCGTCCTCCAGGACGATCTCGGTGACGGCGTTGGTGCAGTAGACCGCGTCGCCAGAGCCCGCGTAGGTTTCCACCAGCGTGAGCCGGCTGCCCGCGCCCACCACCACCAGCGTGCGCGGATGCACGATGCGGTCGGGCGCCTGTGCGGGGTCCGCGCGGAAGGCCAGGTGGACCGGCCTGTCGAGGGTTCGCCCACGCCCCACCCGAACCGCGCCGCCGTCCTCGACGAAGGCCGTGTTGAGCGCACGGAGCGCGTGTCCGTCATAGTCGGCGTGACGCCCGAGGTGCGCTTCCACCCACGGGAGCCGCTGCTCCACGGCCTCCGCCAGGCGGCCGACGAAGAGGTCCTCGTCCTGCCCGTCGCTCGCCTCCGGGCGGGTCGCCTCCTTGCCGGTCCACGGAAACGCCAACTCGTAACGCTCCCATCCGCCGGCATCGAACGGGTCAAACCCACCGGCCGGTATCGACGCCGGCGCGTCCACCGTGCGCAGGCGCGCCCGCCGCAGCGCCTCCAGGCTCGTGTACTTCCACTCCTCGTCGCGCGTCGTGGGGAATCCCAGGGAGCGGAAGCGCTCCATGGCCCCGCGGCGCAGGTCGCCGACCCAGGCGCCGCCGTTGCGCGAGGCGCGCGCCGCGAGCTTCTCGAAGTCCTCGAGGTAGCCCTGCTGCTCGGCCGTCGTCCCGGTCATGCTCCGCTTCCCGGGCCGGCCGTCTCCTCCACCCAGGAGTAACCGGTGTCCTCGAGCTCCCGCGCCAGCTCCTTGCCGCCGGACTTCACCAGCCGGCCGTTGTGGATCACGTGGACCACGTCGGGCACCACGTAGTCGAGCAGCCGCTGATAGTGCGTCACCAGAATGAGGGCGCGCTCCGGCCCGCGGAACAGGTTGATGCCGTGGGACACCACCTTCAGCGCGTCGATGTCAAGGCCGGAATCGGT
This region includes:
- the sufD gene encoding Fe-S cluster assembly protein SufD; its protein translation is MTGTTAEQQGYLEDFEKLAARASRNGGAWVGDLRRGAMERFRSLGFPTTRDEEWKYTSLEALRRARLRTVDAPASIPAGGFDPFDAGGWERYELAFPWTGKEATRPEASDGQDEDLFVGRLAEAVEQRLPWVEAHLGRHADYDGHALRALNTAFVEDGGAVRVGRGRTLDRPVHLAFRADPAQAPDRIVHPRTLVVVGAGSRLTLVETYAGSGDAVYCTNAVTEIVLEDDAELDHYRLVREGGGTFHIGTVQVHQARNSRYRSHSVTTGGAITRVELNALLDGEGADCMLHGLYVAAGAQHVDSRTAIEHARPHGTSRELYKGVLNDRARAVFNGKIVVRQEAQKTDARQSNRNLMLSRDAEIDSKPQLEILADDVRCAHGTTIGQLEEDEMFYLRSRGLNAAVARKLLVHGFASEILDGVAIEPLRDGLTSRVLAELGA